ACTCGGCGTCGAACTGCTGTTCGAGCAGGACGTGGAAAGCGACGAGCAGTTCGCCGACGCCGATCTGATCATCGCCTCCGACGGCGTCAACTCAAGGATCCGCAACAAATACGCCGACATCTTCAAGCCGGACATGGTGATCCGGCCGAACCGCTATGTCTGGCTCGGCACGGACAAGAAGTTCGACGCCTTCACCTTCGACTTCCAGCGCACCGAGCATGGCTGGTTCCAGGCGCATATCTACCGCTTCGACGAGAACACCTCGACCTTCATCGTTGAGACCACCGACGACGTCTTCCGCGCCCATGGCCTCGACCAGATGGACCAGGACCAGTCGATCGCGTTCTGCGAAAAGCTCTTTGAAGGCACGCTCGACGGCCACAAGCTGATGACCAATGCGCGGCACTTGCGCGGCTCCGCCTGGCTGAACTTCGGCCGGCTGATCTGCGAAAAGTGGAGCCATTTCAACGGCCAGAGCCATGTCGTGTTGATGGGCGACAGTGCCCACACGGCCCATTTCGCCATCGGCTCGGGCACCAAGCTTGCGATCGATGACGCGATCGAACTCACCCGCCAGTTCGATATTCTGGGCCACGACAAGGCAACCATTCCCGCCGTGCTGTCGGCTTACGAAGAGGTGCGCCGCGTCGATGTCGCCCGCATCCAGAATGCGGCCCGCAATGCGATGGAATGGTTCGAAGTGGTCGGCACGCGCTATGCCGACACGCTGGAGCCCGAACAGTTCATGTATTCGATGCTGACCCGCTCGCAGCGCATCAGCCACGAGAACCTTCGCCTGCGCGACAAGGACTGGCTCGAAGGCTTCGAGCGCTGGTTTGCCGAACGCGCCGGTGTGGCGCCGGCGGCGAACGGGGCGGTTCCGCCGCCGATGTTTACGCCGTTCAAGCTCCGCGGCCTGACGCTGAAGAACCGCATCGTGGTTTCGCCGATGGCGATGTATTCGGCAGCCGACGGCGTGCCGAACGATTTTCATCTCGTTCATCTCGGCGCGCGCGCCATGGGCGGTGCGGCGCTCGTCTTCCCGGAAATGACCTGTGTGTCGGCCGATGCCCGCATCACGCCCGGATGTCTGGGGCTCTGGCGCGACGAGCAGGCCCAGGCCTTCAAGCGCATCGTCGACTTCGTACACCAGCAGACCCCCGCCAAGATCGGCATCCAGCTCGGCCATGCCGGCCGCAAGGGCGCGACAAAGGTCGCCTGGGAGGGGATCGATCAGCCCTTGGCCGAAGGCGGCTGGCCACTCATTTCCGCGTCCGCCCTGCCCTACCTCAAGCATTCGGACATGCCGCGCGAAATGACGCGGGAGGATATGGACCGGGTCGTCACCGATTTCGTGCGGGCCACCGAACGGGCCCGTGACCTCGGTTTCGATATCCTCGAACTGCACGTCGCGCACGGCTACCTGCTGTCGAGCTTCCTGTCGCCGCTTACCAATCTGCGCACCGACGACTATGGCGGCGATCACGCCGCCCGCGCCCGCTTCCCGCTCGAAGTGTTCCACGCAGTGCGTAAAGTCTGGCCCGAGGACCGGCCGATGTCGGTTCGCCTCTCGACCCATGACTGGCACGAGGGCGGCAACACGCCCGAGGACGCGGCAATTTTCGCCCGCCTGTTCAAGGAGGCGGGCGCCGACATGATCGACTGCTCGTCCGGCCAGGTGGTGAAAGAAGAAAAACCGGTCTATGGTCGCCTGTTCCAGACGCCATTTTCCGATAAGATCCGCAACGAGATCCAGGTTCCGACCATTGCGGTCGGGGCGATTTCCGAGGCCGACCACGCCAATTCGATCATCGCAGCCGGTCGAGCCGATCTCTGCGCGATTGCCCGCCCGCATCTGGCCGATCCGTCCTTCGTGATGCACGAGGCGGCAAAGATTGGCTATGACGGCGAGCCCTGGCCGAAACAGTACCATTCGGCTCGGGCCCAGTACGTGAACAACCTCGCGCGCGCCGCAACGACGGCAGGCAAGCCATGACAAGGCACGCCCTCGTCACAGGCGCCGGCAGCGGTATCGGCAAGGCGATTGCCCTTAGGCTCGCCGCCGACGGCCACATCGTCAGCCTCGCCGGTCGGCGCGCAGCACCGCTTGAAGCGGTACGGGGCGACATCCTTGCTGCCGGCGGACAGGCCTTTGTCCGTGACGGCTTCGATGTGACCAACCCGCAGGCCGTCGAGCAAGGTATCACGGCTGCGATCGCTGAAGCCGGAGAGATTGCCGTTCTCGTCAACTGCGCCGGCGAAGCGCCCTCGGCGCCGTTCGAAAAGACCGACTTCGCGCTTTGGCAGCGGGTGCTTTCCATCAACCTCACCGGCGTCTATCTGGTGACGCAGGCAGCGCTTGCCTCCGTGCGGCGGGCCGGCAACGGCCGGATCGTCAACGTTGCGAGCACCGCGGGCCTGACCGGCTATGCTTATGTTTCGGCCTATTGCGCGTCGAAGCACGGCGTCATCGGCTTGACGAGGGCACTGGCGCTTGAGCTTGCGCGCACCGACGTCACCGTCAATGCCGTCTGCCCCGGCTTCACCGACACGCCGCTGATCGACGGCGCGCTCGATACGATCAGCGAAAAGACCGGCCGTTCGCGCGAGGAAGCGCGCGCCAGCCTTGCTCGCTCCAACCCGCAGGGACGCCTGGTGACGCCGGAAGAAGTCGCCCACACGGTCTCGTGGCTCGTCTCGGAAAAGGCGACGGCAATCACTGGTCAGGCGATCGCTGTCGCCGGCGGCGAAGTTCTTGGAGGATAGAGATGACAAACCCGATGCAGGCCAAGAAGCGCGCCTTCAAAGACCACAAGGCCAAGCACTTCCTGTTCGAAACGGATGCTGACGGACGCGTCGCCACGATCACCCTCAACCGTCCGGAAAAGAAGAACCCGCTGACCTTCGAAAGCTACGAGGAACTTTGCGATCTTTTCCGCTCGCTTGCCCGCGCCAGCGACGTGCGCGCGGTCGTGCTGGCCGGCGCCGGTGACAACTTTTCATCCGGTGGCGACGTGTTCGAGATCATCGAGCCGCTGACGCGTATGGCGATGCCCGATCTGCTGGATTTTACCCGCATGACCGGCGAACTGGTCCGCCAGATCCGCGCCTGCCCGCAGCCGGTCATAGCAGCCGTCGACGGCATCTGCGCCGGCGCCGGTGCCATTTTGGCCATGGCCTCGGACTTCCGTGTGGCAACGCTCGAGGCGAAGACGGCCTTTCTCTTTACCCGCGTCGGGCTGGCCGGCGCCGACATGGGCGCCTGCGGCATTCTTCCCCGCATCATCGGCCAGGGCCGCGCCGCCGACCTGCTCTTCACCGGCCGCGTCATGACCGCGTCGGAAGGCCACGCCTGGGGCTTCTACAATGCTCTGCATGAGCGTCCGTCGCTGCTTGCCGAAGCCCAGAAATTTGCACGCAGTATCGCCGACGGCCCCTGGTTTGCCCATGCGATGACCAAGAAGATGCTCGACCAGGAATGGGCGATGGGTATCGACCAACTGATCGAATCGGAAGCCCAGGCGCAAGCGATCTGCATGGCGACCGGCGACTTCCGCCGCGCCTTCGAGGCCTTTGCCGCCAAGGCGAAGCCTGAATTCAAGGGGAACTGAGCATGAGTTCCCATGGCACGACCTTGCGCCCACCTTCCCGCGATCATCTCGACTGGCCGTTCTACGATGACAGTCACCGTGCGCTCGCTGCGGAACTCGACGCCTTCGTGGCTCGTGGCGGCCTCGGCGAGATCGATCACGCTGATGTCGATGCCGCCTGCAAGCAGCTGGTCGCGGCACTCGGTACTGCAGGCGTGCTTCGCCATTGCGTGCCAAAGGCGTTCGGCGGTGCTAGCGACGAGATCGACAGCCGGTCGCTCTGCCTCATCCGCGAAACGCTCGCCTACACAGACGGGCTTGCCGACTTTGCCTTCGCCATGCAGGGCCTCGGGACGGGTGCGATCAGCCTGTCCGGCTCCGAGGCGTTGAAACACGCCGTCCTGTCCAAGGTCGCCCGCGGCGAATGGATCTCCGCCTTTGCGCTTTCCGAACCCGAGGCCGGCTCGGATGTCGCGGCGATGGCGTGCGCTGCGCGCCGGGATGGCGATCATTTCGTACTCGACGGTGAAAAGACCTGGATCTCGAACGGCGGCATCGCCGACGTCTATACCGTCTTTGCCCGCACAGGCGAGGCGCCGGGTACGCGCGGCATTTCCGCCTTCGTGGTCTTCGCCGATACGCCGGGCTTTACCATCCCCGAGCGCATCGAGACGATTGCGCCGCATCCGCTCGCCCGCCTTCGTTTCGACAATTGCCGCATCCCGGCGTCGCAACTTCTGGGCGCGTCTGGCGAAGGCTTCAAGATCGCCATGCGCACCCTCGACATTTTCCGCCCGTCCGTGGCAGCCGCCGCGATCGGATTTGCCCGGCGCGCGCTTGACGAGGCGGTGGCCCACGCGAAGAGCCGCAGGATGTTCGGCGCGACCCTTGGCGATCTGCCGACGGCGCAAAGCACGCTTGGCGAGATGGCGACCGCTATCGACGCGGCAGCACTCCTGACCGGCCGCACGGCGTGGCAACGCGACGTGCAGAAACGACCAACGACGCGCGAAGCGGCGATGGCCAAGATGACCGCGACCGAGAACGCGCAATGGGTCATCGACCAGGCGCTGCAGCTCTTTGGCGGCCGCGGCGTGCGCGTCGGCGAGATCACCGAGCGGCTCTATCGCGAGATCCGCGCGCTCAGAATCTACGAGGGCGCGACCGAGGTTCAAAAGCTCATCATCGGCCGCGAGCTGATGAAGGGCACGGGACGATAACAAGGGGTGTCGAACATGCATGGTTCGAAGGCGTCATTCGACTGGCAGGACCCGTTCAACCTGGATCAGCAGTTGAGCGAAGAAGAACGCATGGTGCGCCAGACCGCTGCGCGTTATGCCGAAGACCGTCTGGCTCCGCGCGTCCAGGAGGCATTCCGCCACGAGAAAACCGATCCGTCGATCTTTGCCGAGATGGGCGAACTCGGCCTGCTCGGTCCGATGGTGTCGGAGGAATACGGGGGCGCCGGCCTCAACTACGTTTCCTACGGCCTGATCGCCCGTGAGGTCGAACGCATCGACAGCGGCTACCGCTCGATGATGAGCGTGCAGTCTTCGCTCGTCATCGTGCCGATCCATACCTTCGGCAGTGAAGCGCAGAAGCGCAAATACCTGCCAGGACTGATTGCCGGCACCAAGATCGGCTGCTTTGGCCTGACCGAGCCCGACCACGGTTCTGATCCCGGATCGATGATCACCAAGGCCGCCAAGGTCGATGGCGGCTATCTGCTGTCCGGTTCAAAGACATGGATCTCCAATGCGCCGATCGCCGACGTGTTCGTCGTCTGGGCAAAGACATCAGATGGCGCCATCCGCGGCTTCATCCTCGAAAAGGGGTGGAAGGGTCTCAGCGCGCCGGCGATCCACGGCAAGGTGGGCTTAAGGGCATCGATCACCGGCCAGATCGTCATGGACGAGGTCTTCGTGCCGGACGAAAACATGCTGCCTGAGGTGACAGGACTGAAGGGCCCCTTCACCTGCCTCAACTCCGCGCGCTTCGGCATCGCCTGGGGCGCCCTTGGTGCAGCCGAGTCCTGCTATGACACGGCGCGGCAATACGTGATCGACCGCAAACAGTTCGGCCGGCCGCTTGCCGCCAACCAGCTGATCCAGAAGAAGCTTGCGGACATGGCAACCGAAATCGCCCTTGGCCTGCAGGGCTGCCTGCGCCTCGGGCGCATGAAGGATGAAGGCAATCCGCCGGTCGAACTGACCTCGATCCTCAAGCGCAACTCCTGCGGAAAAGCGTTGGAAATCGCCAGAACTGCGCGCGACATGCTCGGCGGCAACGGCATTTCGGACGAATTTCCGGTGGCCCGCCACCTCGTCAATCTGGAAGTGGTCAACACCTATGAGGGTACCCACGACATCCATGCGCTGATCCTCGGCCGTGCCATCACCGGCATTGCCGCCTTTGCGAACTGAGGTCGGCATCGATGTTCAGGACCACGAGACCACTGCGGTTCGGAGACTGCGACCCCTCGGGGATCGCCTACTTCCCGTCCTATCTCAATATTCTTGTCGGGGTGACGGAGGACTTCTTCGCCTCGCTCGGCTTTCCCTGGAAAGCCATGAACGACGAGCGGCGGATCGGCGTGCCGACGGTGCGCCTCGATCTCACCTTCTCTCGACCGGGCTTCCAGGGCGACGATCTGGATTTCGCGCTGGCGGTGCGCGGCATTGGCCGCTCGTCGCTCGACATGGAGCACACGGTCTCGGCGAGAAGCACCGTGCTCTGGACAGCAAAACAGCGGGTCGTTGCCACCTCGCTCGACAATCACGCTTCTTGTGCCTGGCCGGACGATATCCGCGCCGCGCTGACACAACATCTGGAGACGACCGATGCACACCATCCTGCAACCTGAAGGCTGGGCTAAGCCCATCGGCTATGCCAACGGCGTCTCGGCCAAAGGCCGCACCGTCTTCATCGGCGGCCAAATCGGCTGGAACGCGCAGTCCGAGTTCGAGACCGACGATTTCGTCGAGCAGGTGCGCCAGACGCTGAAGAACGTGGTCGCAGTGCTTGCGGCCGGCGGCGCCGAGCCGCAGCACATCACCACCATGACCTGGTACTTCACTGACAAGCAGGAATATGTCGGCAATCTGCGCGGCATCGGTCAGGCCTATCGCGACATCATCGGCCGGCATTTCCCGGCCATGGCTGCGATGCAGGTCGTCTCGCTCGTCGAAGACCGCGCCAAGATCGAGATCCAGGCAACGGCCGTCGTCCCCGATTGAGGTTTGGCAGCATGGCCGAGATCCGATTTTCCGAAAGCGTTTCCGCCCGACTTGAAGGTGGCGTTCTCCTCGTTACCATCGACAACGCGCCCGTCAACGCGCTCTCCGCGGATGTCCGTTCCGGCCTGATGGCGGCGCTTGACCATGTTGCCGAACGGTCGACGATTGCGGGTCTCGTCATCACCGGCGCCGGCAATACCTTCATCGGCGGCGCGGATATCAGGGAGTTTGGCAAGCCGCCGGTCGACCCGCTGCTTCCCGAAGTGATCGAGCGCATCGAGACCTTCGACAAGCCGGTTGCCGCAGCCGTCAACGGCCCCGCCCTTGGCGGCGGCTGCGAAGTGGCGCTTGCCTGCCACGGCCGGATTGCCGGCGAGAAGGTGTCGTTCGGCCTGCCCGAGGTAAAGCTCGGGCTTGTCCCGGGTGCTGGCGGGACGCAGCGCTTGCCACGCCTGATCGGCACGGTCATGGCGATCGATCTCATCGGAACCGGTCGTGCCGTGAAGGCCGCCGAAGCTGTGGCGCTTGGGCTTGCCGACAGCATTGCCGCCGATCCTGTCGCTGTCGCTCTGGCTTTCGTTCAAGAGCAAGCTGGCAAGCCGCTCCGTCGGACCGGCATGATCGCCGTCCCGCCTGCGCACGCCAAAGCCGTCGGCGCGGTGGAAGCGAAGGTTCTGGCAAAGGCCCGCGGCCAGGCTGCCCCCGCCGAGGCAATCCGCCTCGTTAAGGCAGCCGGTGAACTCGACCTGAAGCAAGGACTGGCTGAGGAACGCGCGACTTTCCGGCGTCTGCGGGATTCGGTCGAGTCAGCGGCCCTCAGGCATGTGTTTTTTGCGGAGCGCGCCGCCGGCAAGGTCGAAGGGCTCGACAAGGTTTCGCCTCGGCCGATCGCGATCGTCGGTGTCGTCGGCACCGGGCTGATGGGGTCCGGCATCGCGGTCTCCGCCTTGATCTCCGGCTACCGCGTGGTCGCCTTGGAGCAGACGGAAGAAGCCGCAGCCGGCGGACGGGCACGCATTGCCGAGACGCTCGACAAGACCGTGCGGGCTGGACGATTGACTGCTGACGGACGCGACGAATGCCTCGCGCGGCTGCAGACCACCGCAGAAGCCGTTGAGCTCGCGAAAGCTGACCTCGTCATCGAAGCGGTGTTCGACGACCTCCAGGTCAAGACGGAGTTGTTTCAGAAGCTCGACGGCATCGTCGCACCGGGCGCCATCCTCGCGACCAACACCAGTTATCTCGACCCCGATACGATCGCGGCGGCGACGGTCGATCCATCACGGGTGGTGGGCCTGCATTTCTTTTCGCCCGCCAACGTGATGCGGCTCGTCGAAGTCGTTGATTGCGCCAAGACCGCGCCGGACGTCCTGGCGACGGCGCTTGCCTTCGTCAAACGCCTCGGCAAGCTGCCGGTCGTAACCGGGGTCACCGAAGGCTTCATCGGCAACCGCATTTTCTCGGCCTATCGCCGCGAGGCGGAGTTCATGCTGGAAGATGGAGCACTGCCGCAGGAGATCGACGCCGCGCTCGAGGCCTATGGCTTTCCGATGGGCATCTTCGCCGTCAACGACATGGCCGGACTGGAGATTGCCTGGGCACGACGCAAGCGACAGGCGGCAACACGCGATCCTGCCGCACGCTATGTCGAAATCGCCGACAGGCTCTGCGAGGCCGGCCGTCTCGGCCGCAAGAGTGGCCGCGGCTGGTACGCCTATCCCGATGGTGAGCGCACCGTTGATCCCGACGTCACGGCGGTGATCGAAACGGCGCGGGCAGCCAAGCGCATCACGCCGCGCGCCTTTAAATCCGATGAGATCATGAACCGGCTTCTGAACGCCATGTGCGACGAAGGCAAGGCGCTGCTCGCCGAAGGCATCGCCGCGCGTCCCGGCGACATCGATCTCGTGATGATCAACGGCTACGGATTTCCC
This is a stretch of genomic DNA from Ensifer adhaerens. It encodes these proteins:
- a CDS encoding enoyl-CoA hydratase family protein; this translates as MTNPMQAKKRAFKDHKAKHFLFETDADGRVATITLNRPEKKNPLTFESYEELCDLFRSLARASDVRAVVLAGAGDNFSSGGDVFEIIEPLTRMAMPDLLDFTRMTGELVRQIRACPQPVIAAVDGICAGAGAILAMASDFRVATLEAKTAFLFTRVGLAGADMGACGILPRIIGQGRAADLLFTGRVMTASEGHAWGFYNALHERPSLLAEAQKFARSIADGPWFAHAMTKKMLDQEWAMGIDQLIESEAQAQAICMATGDFRRAFEAFAAKAKPEFKGN
- a CDS encoding 3-hydroxyacyl-CoA dehydrogenase NAD-binding domain-containing protein; amino-acid sequence: MAEIRFSESVSARLEGGVLLVTIDNAPVNALSADVRSGLMAALDHVAERSTIAGLVITGAGNTFIGGADIREFGKPPVDPLLPEVIERIETFDKPVAAAVNGPALGGGCEVALACHGRIAGEKVSFGLPEVKLGLVPGAGGTQRLPRLIGTVMAIDLIGTGRAVKAAEAVALGLADSIAADPVAVALAFVQEQAGKPLRRTGMIAVPPAHAKAVGAVEAKVLAKARGQAAPAEAIRLVKAAGELDLKQGLAEERATFRRLRDSVESAALRHVFFAERAAGKVEGLDKVSPRPIAIVGVVGTGLMGSGIAVSALISGYRVVALEQTEEAAAGGRARIAETLDKTVRAGRLTADGRDECLARLQTTAEAVELAKADLVIEAVFDDLQVKTELFQKLDGIVAPGAILATNTSYLDPDTIAAATVDPSRVVGLHFFSPANVMRLVEVVDCAKTAPDVLATALAFVKRLGKLPVVTGVTEGFIGNRIFSAYRREAEFMLEDGALPQEIDAALEAYGFPMGIFAVNDMAGLEIAWARRKRQAATRDPAARYVEIADRLCEAGRLGRKSGRGWYAYPDGERTVDPDVTAVIETARAAKRITPRAFKSDEIMNRLLNAMCDEGKALLAEGIAARPGDIDLVMINGYGFPAHKGGPMFAAGQSKG
- a CDS encoding acyl-CoA thioesterase, producing MFRTTRPLRFGDCDPSGIAYFPSYLNILVGVTEDFFASLGFPWKAMNDERRIGVPTVRLDLTFSRPGFQGDDLDFALAVRGIGRSSLDMEHTVSARSTVLWTAKQRVVATSLDNHASCAWPDDIRAALTQHLETTDAHHPAT
- a CDS encoding SDR family NAD(P)-dependent oxidoreductase, with translation MTRHALVTGAGSGIGKAIALRLAADGHIVSLAGRRAAPLEAVRGDILAAGGQAFVRDGFDVTNPQAVEQGITAAIAEAGEIAVLVNCAGEAPSAPFEKTDFALWQRVLSINLTGVYLVTQAALASVRRAGNGRIVNVASTAGLTGYAYVSAYCASKHGVIGLTRALALELARTDVTVNAVCPGFTDTPLIDGALDTISEKTGRSREEARASLARSNPQGRLVTPEEVAHTVSWLVSEKATAITGQAIAVAGGEVLGG
- a CDS encoding acyl-CoA dehydrogenase family protein; protein product: MSSHGTTLRPPSRDHLDWPFYDDSHRALAAELDAFVARGGLGEIDHADVDAACKQLVAALGTAGVLRHCVPKAFGGASDEIDSRSLCLIRETLAYTDGLADFAFAMQGLGTGAISLSGSEALKHAVLSKVARGEWISAFALSEPEAGSDVAAMACAARRDGDHFVLDGEKTWISNGGIADVYTVFARTGEAPGTRGISAFVVFADTPGFTIPERIETIAPHPLARLRFDNCRIPASQLLGASGEGFKIAMRTLDIFRPSVAAAAIGFARRALDEAVAHAKSRRMFGATLGDLPTAQSTLGEMATAIDAAALLTGRTAWQRDVQKRPTTREAAMAKMTATENAQWVIDQALQLFGGRGVRVGEITERLYREIRALRIYEGATEVQKLIIGRELMKGTGR
- a CDS encoding bifunctional salicylyl-CoA 5-hydroxylase/oxidoreductase, with translation MRIVCIGGGPAGLYFALLMKRQHPEHHVTVVERNRPFDTFGWGVVFSDATMQSMRQWDPETAEAIEVSFNHWDDIELVFKGRKIRTTGHGFVGIGRKKMLNILQERCLELGVELLFEQDVESDEQFADADLIIASDGVNSRIRNKYADIFKPDMVIRPNRYVWLGTDKKFDAFTFDFQRTEHGWFQAHIYRFDENTSTFIVETTDDVFRAHGLDQMDQDQSIAFCEKLFEGTLDGHKLMTNARHLRGSAWLNFGRLICEKWSHFNGQSHVVLMGDSAHTAHFAIGSGTKLAIDDAIELTRQFDILGHDKATIPAVLSAYEEVRRVDVARIQNAARNAMEWFEVVGTRYADTLEPEQFMYSMLTRSQRISHENLRLRDKDWLEGFERWFAERAGVAPAANGAVPPPMFTPFKLRGLTLKNRIVVSPMAMYSAADGVPNDFHLVHLGARAMGGAALVFPEMTCVSADARITPGCLGLWRDEQAQAFKRIVDFVHQQTPAKIGIQLGHAGRKGATKVAWEGIDQPLAEGGWPLISASALPYLKHSDMPREMTREDMDRVVTDFVRATERARDLGFDILELHVAHGYLLSSFLSPLTNLRTDDYGGDHAARARFPLEVFHAVRKVWPEDRPMSVRLSTHDWHEGGNTPEDAAIFARLFKEAGADMIDCSSGQVVKEEKPVYGRLFQTPFSDKIRNEIQVPTIAVGAISEADHANSIIAAGRADLCAIARPHLADPSFVMHEAAKIGYDGEPWPKQYHSARAQYVNNLARAATTAGKP
- a CDS encoding acyl-CoA dehydrogenase → MHGSKASFDWQDPFNLDQQLSEEERMVRQTAARYAEDRLAPRVQEAFRHEKTDPSIFAEMGELGLLGPMVSEEYGGAGLNYVSYGLIAREVERIDSGYRSMMSVQSSLVIVPIHTFGSEAQKRKYLPGLIAGTKIGCFGLTEPDHGSDPGSMITKAAKVDGGYLLSGSKTWISNAPIADVFVVWAKTSDGAIRGFILEKGWKGLSAPAIHGKVGLRASITGQIVMDEVFVPDENMLPEVTGLKGPFTCLNSARFGIAWGALGAAESCYDTARQYVIDRKQFGRPLAANQLIQKKLADMATEIALGLQGCLRLGRMKDEGNPPVELTSILKRNSCGKALEIARTARDMLGGNGISDEFPVARHLVNLEVVNTYEGTHDIHALILGRAITGIAAFAN
- a CDS encoding RidA family protein → MHTILQPEGWAKPIGYANGVSAKGRTVFIGGQIGWNAQSEFETDDFVEQVRQTLKNVVAVLAAGGAEPQHITTMTWYFTDKQEYVGNLRGIGQAYRDIIGRHFPAMAAMQVVSLVEDRAKIEIQATAVVPD